CGGACCTGGCCAGCTCGCGGAAGCCTACTTCACCGCCAGCACCGGGTCTGTGAACGATAATCAGGTTATTGGGGAACACTTCTCTCCAGTATTTCTGGACCAGCCTGAGCTGCATATCGCTGGAACCGCCAGGGGTAAAGGCAACGATCATGGTGGTATCCTTTGCCGGGAAGCCTGGCGGAGGAACCAAGGGCGGCAGCTTGGCAGGCGCCGGAGCCGGAGTTGGGGCCGGAGCCGGAACGGGTGCCGGGGTTGGAGTCGGGGCCGGAGTCGGCGTGCCAGGCCTTGGCGCAGCCGGAGCTGGCGCCGGGGCTGGAGCCGGCGTGCCAGGCTTTGGCGCAGCCGGAGCTGGCGCCGGGGTTACCGGAGCCGGGGTTACCGGAGCCGGTGCCGGGGTTACCTGGGTAGGGGCAGCCGGGGCCGGGGTAGGTGCCGGAACCGGAGCCGGAGCTGGTGCTGGGGCCGGGGCGGGTGCCGGAGCCGGAGTTGGGGCCGGAGCCGGAGCTGGGGCCGGGGCCTGGGTGGTTTGCTGGCCACCGCAGCCTGCCGCCGCCAGTGCAATTATCAGCAGAGCGAGCAATAGGAAAAGCCCAGTAGATCTTTTGAATCTCATTTTTATCCCCCTTTTCATTAATTTTAATTGCTTTTACAGTTGATCTTCACAAACTGTACTTTTATACATTACCTTCACATTCCAGACTACGTCTCTTTCGACATTGGTCAGGTGGTCTAACATTGCCTGCCGGGCTCCTGTTTGATCCCGGCTTAGCAGAGCATTGACGATCAGCTCGTGTTCCTGCAGGGATTTAAGCTGCCTGCCCTTAACAGCCATGGACCGGCCGCGGACCTCCGCCAGCAGGTCTAAGAGGTGATCCATAACCCGCTGCATCACTTTGTTACCGGTAGCCTCGGCCAAAAGCAGGTGAAACTGGCTGTCCTGCTCCACCAGCAGAGTTACCCCCAACTGGGGGCTTACGGCAACTTTCTCCTTGGTGGTGCTGATTAGCCGGGCCAGGCGGCTAATCTCCTCTTCTGTCCCCCGTTCGGCTACCCAGGCGGCCGATTGGGTTTCCAAGACCTTCCGGATTTCGAACAGCCCCACCAGGTCATCCCGGGTGGCTACACTTTCGGCAAAGATCTTGTGCAGGTAGTCGTCATGATCGTTCTCAGCGATGAAGACTCCCTGGCCGTGTCTGATGGTCACAAAACCACCGGCAGCTAAAAGTTTTAAGGCTTCCCGCAAGGAGGTGCGGCTAACCCCCAGCATCTCGGCCAGAGTTCTCTCCGGAGGCAATT
This is a stretch of genomic DNA from Syntrophomonadaceae bacterium. It encodes these proteins:
- a CDS encoding FadR family transcriptional regulator gives rise to the protein MFKPVQQKCQSVYTKVISELKSAIMHGQLKPGDKLPPERTLAEMLGVSRTSLREALKLLAAGGFVTIRHGQGVFIAENDHDDYLHKIFAESVATRDDLVGLFEIRKVLETQSAAWVAERGTEEEISRLARLISTTKEKVAVSPQLGVTLLVEQDSQFHLLLAEATGNKVMQRVMDHLLDLLAEVRGRSMAVKGRQLKSLQEHELIVNALLSRDQTGARQAMLDHLTNVERDVVWNVKVMYKSTVCEDQL